A genomic segment from uncultured Marinifilum sp. encodes:
- a CDS encoding TonB-dependent receptor, whose product MKKSDNSRAALTCLKKRKQMNGNWLFKPALLMLAVLLNTALVFAQNPDKKISGKVIDSSGIGLPGVNISLKGTTTGTVTNIDGDYSITANSENVIVFSFIGHTTQEILIGDKTTINVTMLEDALSVDEVVVIGYGVQKKALNTGSISSVKGDELQNTPASRADQAIQGRTAGVSVLATSGSPGAGTNIRIRGVNSNGNSNPLFIVDGMKTGDINNIDPSDIESFDVLKDAASAAIYGTEGANGVIIITTKSGKSGKGKISYDFQYGFQSSRSDMDLMNANEYQQWMTESGAGTVEQNGTDTDWLDEVFEVAPMQKHHLSYTGGTEKSSYMISGSYFSQNGIVGDEKAKYERFTARVNAKSSVKEWLEVGNNFSFSHSKQKYIGEDDEYRSVVNNALLIDPLTPVTYDGTPDNVQSLLDAGNTILQDGSGRYYGLAQYVTGETANPLALLDTYHNTITQDKILGMAYATVKPIKGLSFTTRVGLDLTYQTQHSWAPTYYFSSENQNSATSVSDNINKWYTWLWENFATYNTKIDDHEFTILAGYSAEENQEPDWTMYSGPMIAEGDQYAYQGYTTSDEFDRTGGGYINHTMTSYFGRLSYNYQNRYMAEFSIRRDAADAFPTNDKSAVFSAASLGWIVSEEDFFDINGIDYLKLRGSWGQNGSRANLPGNEDREFWTFAGIQYPDATDSYQSGAEIDKLINPDLVWETTEQLDLGLDLRSLNGKLSFSMDYYKKKTKDLIFVAQGPLSVGNEYPFSNAGSVENKGFDFELGYRNNDNEFKYSVNLNLSTLDNEVTKQEGSPIAGDNLRGYDLTWFEKGLPVWYFKGYKTDGIDKATGAPNVVDVNNDGEISAADQTYIGDPHPDMLYGATFNAQYKGFDFNLFIQGSKGNDVFMGWFRSDRPFSNKPKFMYDDRWTPTNTNASRPAADNTSDYVYRSDLMVSDGSYMRIKQIQLGYTLPKTVSEQAGIERARVFVSLDDFFTFTDYEGLDPEAGSSTNTRQGVDRGIYPISGKVIFGVSVNF is encoded by the coding sequence ATGAAAAAATCTGACAATTCAAGAGCAGCTTTAACCTGCTTGAAGAAAAGGAAGCAAATGAATGGCAATTGGTTATTTAAACCTGCCCTTCTAATGCTAGCTGTGCTGTTAAATACAGCCTTAGTTTTTGCTCAAAATCCGGACAAAAAAATATCCGGAAAAGTAATCGATTCATCTGGTATAGGCTTACCAGGTGTTAACATCTCTCTTAAGGGAACCACAACAGGTACAGTTACCAATATCGATGGAGATTACAGTATTACTGCAAATTCCGAAAACGTTATTGTATTTAGTTTTATCGGACACACAACACAGGAAATCTTAATAGGCGATAAAACTACAATCAATGTTACAATGCTCGAAGATGCACTAAGTGTAGACGAAGTTGTTGTAATTGGATATGGTGTTCAAAAGAAAGCCTTAAACACAGGATCTATTTCCAGTGTAAAAGGGGATGAATTACAAAACACTCCAGCTTCAAGAGCCGATCAGGCAATTCAGGGACGTACAGCTGGTGTATCTGTATTAGCTACTTCGGGTTCGCCAGGAGCAGGAACAAATATTCGTATTCGTGGTGTTAACTCCAACGGAAATTCGAATCCTTTGTTTATTGTTGATGGAATGAAAACTGGAGATATCAACAATATCGACCCTAGTGATATTGAATCGTTCGACGTACTTAAAGATGCTGCCTCGGCTGCTATTTATGGTACCGAAGGTGCAAATGGTGTTATTATTATCACCACCAAATCGGGTAAATCAGGAAAAGGGAAAATTAGTTACGATTTTCAGTATGGTTTCCAAAGCTCAAGAAGCGATATGGACCTTATGAATGCTAACGAATATCAGCAATGGATGACTGAATCGGGTGCTGGAACTGTTGAACAAAACGGTACCGATACCGATTGGTTAGACGAAGTTTTCGAAGTTGCTCCTATGCAAAAACACCACTTAAGCTATACTGGTGGAACAGAAAAATCGAGTTATATGATTTCTGGTTCTTACTTTTCACAAAATGGTATTGTAGGCGACGAGAAAGCTAAATATGAAAGATTTACTGCTCGTGTAAATGCTAAAAGTAGTGTAAAAGAATGGTTAGAAGTTGGTAATAACTTTAGTTTTTCTCATTCTAAACAAAAATATATTGGTGAAGATGATGAGTACAGAAGTGTGGTAAACAATGCACTTTTAATTGATCCACTTACTCCGGTTACTTATGATGGAACTCCTGATAATGTACAGAGTTTATTAGATGCAGGAAACACCATTTTACAAGATGGAAGCGGACGCTACTATGGTTTAGCTCAATATGTAACTGGTGAAACTGCAAACCCTCTTGCCTTACTCGATACTTATCACAATACAATTACTCAGGATAAGATTTTAGGTATGGCTTATGCTACTGTTAAGCCAATTAAAGGTTTATCATTCACCACTCGTGTGGGATTGGATTTAACATACCAAACTCAACATTCGTGGGCTCCAACTTACTATTTCTCTAGCGAGAACCAAAACTCGGCTACTTCTGTTAGTGATAATATTAACAAATGGTACACATGGTTGTGGGAAAACTTTGCTACTTACAACACTAAAATTGATGATCATGAATTTACCATTTTAGCCGGTTATTCTGCCGAAGAGAATCAGGAACCAGACTGGACAATGTATTCTGGTCCAATGATTGCCGAAGGGGATCAATATGCATATCAAGGTTACACAACTTCCGATGAGTTTGATAGAACTGGTGGTGGTTACATAAATCATACCATGACATCATATTTCGGTCGTTTATCTTACAACTATCAAAACAGATACATGGCTGAATTCTCGATTCGTCGTGATGCTGCAGACGCCTTCCCTACAAACGATAAATCTGCTGTTTTCTCAGCTGCATCTTTGGGTTGGATTGTTTCTGAAGAAGATTTCTTTGATATTAATGGTATCGACTACTTAAAATTAAGAGGTAGTTGGGGACAGAATGGTAGTAGAGCCAATCTTCCAGGAAACGAAGATCGTGAATTCTGGACATTTGCAGGAATTCAATATCCCGATGCTACAGATTCATACCAATCTGGTGCCGAAATTGACAAATTAATCAATCCAGATTTAGTTTGGGAAACTACAGAACAATTAGACCTTGGTTTAGACTTAAGATCATTAAACGGTAAACTGTCTTTCTCTATGGACTATTACAAAAAGAAAACTAAAGATTTAATTTTCGTAGCTCAGGGCCCATTATCAGTAGGTAACGAATACCCATTTTCTAATGCTGGTTCGGTAGAAAATAAAGGTTTCGACTTTGAATTAGGATACCGCAACAACGACAATGAGTTTAAATACAGTGTAAACTTAAACTTATCTACTCTCGATAACGAAGTAACCAAACAAGAAGGATCGCCAATTGCTGGTGATAACCTAAGAGGTTACGACCTTACCTGGTTCGAAAAAGGTTTACCTGTTTGGTACTTTAAAGGTTATAAAACCGATGGTATCGATAAAGCAACCGGAGCTCCTAATGTTGTTGATGTAAACAATGACGGAGAAATTTCTGCTGCCGATCAAACTTATATTGGTGATCCTCATCCAGACATGCTTTACGGTGCTACTTTTAATGCACAATACAAAGGCTTCGATTTTAACTTGTTTATTCAAGGTTCGAAAGGTAATGATGTATTTATGGGATGGTTCCGTTCCGATCGTCCATTCTCGAACAAACCAAAATTCATGTACGATGACAGATGGACTCCAACTAACACAAATGCAAGCAGACCAGCTGCCGACAATACCAGCGACTATGTTTACCGTAGCGATTTAATGGTATCAGATGGTTCATACATGCGAATCAAACAAATTCAGTTAGGTTATACTCTTCCTAAAACTGTAAGTGAGCAAGCAGGTATCGAACGTGCCAGAGTATTTGTTTCTCTTGACGATTTCTTCACATTTACTGATTATGAAGGATTAGATCCTGAGGCAGGTAGTTCTACAAATACCAGACAAGGTGTTGATCGTGGTATTTATCCAATTTCCGGTAAAGTAATTTTCGGTGTTTCCGTTAATTTCTAA
- a CDS encoding RagB/SusD family nutrient uptake outer membrane protein, with protein MMKYSKLFKYILGIAVAISSTSCNEDEFLEIDPTGSVTSDNFLNTEDEVKLAIVGVYNAMQNNFSSGSWASVYFVKNLPADDCLAGSSEGDQTGYQNIDDFAIQTDNDKLKLIWSNFYKTISSTNTIINKVEPDTDGKKEMIAEAKALRAYSYFELVTLFGGVPLMTVNPVSSDEYHLPRSSAADVYAQIEKDFSEAITDLPLKSEYSAADRYRMSKGAAQAYYGKVLLYQKKYGDAATQLAAVISRGEYDLEPNFADVWSKDSEFGIESLFEVSYTSQEAYDWGNFPWGGGNENNIEAQLQGPRDAVFNLENSSLDIVNGWGFNSPSAKIGQAFIDAGDTERKNATVLSAADFEATGGVVKDPNAHDYEGYMRLKYVTKSSDTSESGVPELNYTINWRLMRYADVLLMAAEAYHFSSQDGLALIELNKVRDRADLEDIEASDDIFQAIVTERQLELAFEGSRYWDLVRWDLASQELSNLGFTSNKHELFPIPQAEIIANDAIEESDQNPGY; from the coding sequence ATGATGAAATATTCAAAATTATTTAAATATATATTGGGAATTGCAGTTGCCATTTCCAGCACTTCGTGTAACGAAGACGAATTTCTTGAGATCGATCCAACAGGAAGTGTAACCAGCGATAATTTCCTAAATACCGAAGATGAAGTAAAGCTGGCTATTGTAGGTGTATACAATGCCATGCAAAATAATTTCTCCAGTGGTAGCTGGGCTAGTGTCTATTTTGTAAAAAACCTTCCGGCAGATGATTGTCTAGCCGGATCATCGGAAGGTGACCAAACAGGTTATCAAAATATCGATGACTTTGCCATTCAAACCGATAATGATAAATTAAAACTAATTTGGTCTAATTTTTACAAAACAATTAGTTCTACCAATACAATCATTAACAAAGTTGAGCCCGATACCGATGGTAAAAAAGAAATGATTGCAGAAGCAAAAGCATTAAGAGCATACTCTTATTTTGAGTTAGTAACACTTTTTGGCGGTGTTCCTTTAATGACGGTTAATCCAGTTAGTTCTGATGAATATCATCTACCAAGATCAAGTGCTGCTGATGTTTATGCTCAAATTGAGAAAGATTTTTCGGAAGCAATTACCGATCTTCCTCTTAAGAGTGAATATAGTGCTGCAGATCGTTACCGCATGTCGAAAGGTGCTGCACAAGCTTATTATGGAAAAGTTCTTTTATATCAAAAAAAATATGGTGATGCTGCAACTCAACTGGCTGCTGTAATTAGCAGAGGAGAATATGATTTAGAACCTAATTTCGCAGATGTTTGGAGTAAAGATTCTGAATTTGGTATAGAATCATTATTTGAAGTTTCATATACATCTCAGGAAGCTTACGATTGGGGTAACTTCCCTTGGGGCGGTGGCAACGAAAATAATATCGAAGCTCAGCTACAAGGACCTCGAGATGCTGTATTTAATTTGGAAAACTCGAGTCTCGACATTGTAAATGGTTGGGGATTTAATTCTCCATCTGCTAAAATTGGACAAGCATTTATTGATGCCGGTGATACTGAAAGAAAAAATGCTACCGTATTATCTGCAGCAGATTTTGAAGCAACAGGCGGTGTAGTAAAAGATCCAAATGCACATGACTACGAAGGCTATATGCGTTTAAAATATGTTACTAAATCTTCTGATACAAGCGAAAGTGGTGTTCCAGAATTGAATTACACCATTAACTGGCGTTTGATGCGTTATGCCGATGTATTGCTTATGGCTGCCGAAGCATACCACTTCTCTTCTCAGGATGGATTAGCATTAATTGAGCTAAACAAAGTAAGAGATCGTGCTGACTTAGAAGACATTGAAGCATCTGACGATATTTTTCAGGCTATTGTTACAGAAAGACAATTGGAGTTGGCTTTTGAAGGAAGCCGTTACTGGGATTTAGTACGCTGGGATTTAGCATCTCAGGAGTTAAGTAACTTAGGTTTTACATCCAATAAACACGAATTATTCCCTATTCCACAAGCTGAGATTATTGCGAACGATGCAATTGAAGAATCAGATCAAAATCCTGGATATTAA
- a CDS encoding glycoside hydrolase family 30 protein — translation MKNFIPVLLLACAACSQPNSPNKTLMAKNFNAEGKTATIITTAKDTDLRLQKTGETVFQKSKQALETENSIFVNPNNTFQSFIGIGGAITDASAEVFAKLSKDKQEELLNAYYSKEGINYSLMRTSIHSCDFSKGNFTYIEEGDKALKTFSIDVDKKYRLPMIKRAIKKAGGSILFYASPWSPPAFMKDNKNMLKGGKLLPEYYDSWAMYYAKFIKAYEKEGIPVWGVTIQNEPMATQSWESCIYTAEEERDFLKNHLGPTLEKEGLGDKNIVVWDHNRDLITHRANTIMDDPEAAKYAWGTGFHWYETWRKGQPMFNNLQKIQEAYPDKKLLFTEGCNEAFDAEKYQYWPNAERYGHSMINDFNCGTVGWTDWNILLDETGGPNHVNNLCFAPIHADTRTDSLIYTPSYYFIGHFSKFVHPGAKRISTVSSISFLESTSFINKNGEIITVVMNSSNKKMTYKLYVGSNISAEIKIPPRAIQTILY, via the coding sequence ATGAAAAACTTTATTCCTGTTTTATTATTAGCATGTGCTGCTTGTTCGCAACCAAATTCGCCTAACAAAACACTAATGGCTAAAAATTTTAATGCCGAAGGCAAAACCGCAACAATAATTACTACTGCAAAAGATACTGATTTAAGGTTGCAAAAAACAGGAGAAACAGTATTCCAAAAATCGAAACAGGCTCTCGAAACCGAAAATTCTATTTTTGTGAATCCAAACAATACATTTCAATCTTTTATTGGAATTGGAGGAGCCATAACCGATGCCTCGGCAGAGGTATTTGCAAAACTATCAAAAGATAAACAAGAAGAACTACTAAATGCTTATTACAGCAAAGAAGGAATTAACTACTCCTTAATGCGTACATCTATCCATTCCTGCGATTTTAGTAAAGGTAACTTTACCTATATCGAAGAGGGTGATAAAGCATTGAAAACTTTCTCCATTGATGTTGATAAAAAATATCGCCTCCCAATGATCAAAAGAGCCATAAAAAAAGCAGGAGGCTCTATCCTATTTTATGCAAGCCCTTGGAGTCCTCCAGCTTTCATGAAAGACAATAAAAACATGCTTAAAGGAGGGAAACTTCTACCAGAATATTACGACTCGTGGGCTATGTACTACGCAAAATTTATTAAAGCTTACGAAAAAGAAGGAATACCTGTTTGGGGTGTTACCATACAAAACGAACCTATGGCTACCCAAAGTTGGGAATCCTGCATATATACAGCCGAAGAAGAACGTGATTTTTTAAAAAATCATTTAGGACCTACTCTTGAGAAAGAAGGTTTAGGCGATAAAAACATTGTAGTGTGGGATCACAACCGCGATTTAATTACCCACCGTGCCAACACAATTATGGATGATCCTGAGGCTGCAAAATATGCCTGGGGAACAGGTTTTCATTGGTACGAAACCTGGAGAAAAGGACAGCCAATGTTCAATAACCTGCAAAAAATACAGGAAGCTTATCCTGATAAAAAATTACTATTTACCGAAGGCTGCAACGAAGCTTTTGATGCGGAAAAATACCAGTACTGGCCAAATGCAGAACGCTATGGTCACTCAATGATTAACGATTTTAATTGTGGAACAGTTGGCTGGACCGATTGGAACATTCTATTAGATGAAACAGGCGGACCAAATCATGTTAACAACTTATGCTTTGCTCCTATTCATGCCGATACCAGAACCGATAGCTTAATATATACACCATCTTATTACTTTATAGGACATTTTTCTAAATTTGTGCACCCCGGAGCAAAACGAATAAGCACAGTATCAAGTATTAGTTTTCTGGAAAGCACATCGTTTATAAACAAAAATGGGGAAATAATTACTGTAGTTATGAACTCATCTAATAAAAAAATGACCTATAAACTATATGTTGGATCAAATATTTCTGCAGAAATTAAAATTCCACCAAGAGCTATTCAAACAATTTTATACTAA
- a CDS encoding glycoside hydrolase family 3 C-terminal domain-containing protein, whose translation MNKLLFFGFFSIFFITNGLSAQTKSNPMDLKIEKILKQLSLKEKLDMCHAQSKFSSKGVPRLGIPELWMSDGPHGVRAEIEWDSWNHAQWTSDSCTAFPALTCLAATFNPELSKKYGKAIGEEARYRKKDVLLGPGVNIYRTPLNGRNFEYMGEDPFLASKMVVPYIHGVQENGVAACVKHYVLNNQEHWRDHINVEISDRALYEIYLPAFKAAVQEGKSWSIMGAYNQFRGQYCCHNELLVNKILKTDWEFDGVLVTDWGATHNTKQAALYGLDIEMGTGTDGLTSSSKNAYDNYYLANPLRKMIENGEIDESVVDEKVRRILRLMFRTSMNKSRPFGSMNSQQHFNVAREIAQEGIVLLKNEDNFFPIDPKTTKTIAVIGENATRMMTIGGGSSELKTIHEISPLQGFQECFTNANILHSMGYSSGPSVYGRVIPSKLNADSLKIEAIKIAAQADIVLYVGGLNKNHHQDCEGDDRLKFGLPFGQDELLSEILNVNKNTAVILVSGNAVEMPWISKVKAIAQVWYLGSEAGHAIADIISGAINPSGKLPFTFPVKLEDNSAHSFGEMSYPGDGINQKYKDDILVGYRWHDTKKIKPLFEFGFGLSYSNFKITKASSNKKTYHPNDIINLSCEIKNTGKVDGKETIQIYANDTEASVLRPLKELKEFRKVNLQAGESKTVHIKIPAKNLSFFDDSKMEWKLEKGQFKLMIGTSSRNIHQSISIKIE comes from the coding sequence ATGAATAAGTTATTATTCTTTGGTTTCTTTTCCATTTTTTTTATCACAAATGGTTTGTCTGCACAAACAAAATCCAATCCAATGGACTTGAAAATAGAAAAAATATTAAAACAACTCAGCCTTAAAGAAAAGCTTGACATGTGTCATGCTCAATCCAAATTCAGTTCCAAGGGAGTACCCAGACTTGGTATTCCGGAATTATGGATGTCGGATGGACCTCACGGCGTACGTGCCGAAATTGAATGGGATAGTTGGAATCATGCTCAATGGACAAGTGATTCATGTACTGCATTCCCTGCTTTAACTTGCCTAGCTGCAACTTTTAATCCCGAATTATCAAAAAAATACGGTAAGGCAATTGGCGAAGAAGCCAGATATCGCAAGAAAGATGTTCTTTTGGGACCTGGAGTTAACATATACCGAACTCCTCTTAACGGAAGAAATTTCGAATACATGGGCGAAGATCCTTTTTTGGCTTCAAAAATGGTTGTCCCTTATATTCATGGTGTTCAGGAAAATGGCGTTGCTGCCTGCGTAAAACACTATGTTTTAAACAATCAGGAACATTGGAGAGATCACATTAATGTTGAGATAAGCGATAGAGCTTTGTACGAAATTTACCTACCGGCTTTTAAAGCTGCTGTTCAAGAAGGAAAATCGTGGTCGATAATGGGAGCCTACAACCAATTTAGAGGACAATATTGTTGCCATAATGAACTATTAGTGAATAAAATATTAAAAACCGATTGGGAATTTGATGGTGTATTAGTTACCGATTGGGGAGCAACTCACAACACAAAACAAGCAGCTCTTTACGGATTAGATATAGAAATGGGAACCGGAACCGATGGATTAACCAGTTCGTCGAAAAATGCATACGACAATTATTACCTGGCAAACCCATTACGCAAAATGATTGAAAATGGCGAAATTGATGAATCGGTTGTTGATGAGAAAGTGAGAAGAATTCTTCGCTTGATGTTCAGAACAAGTATGAATAAATCTAGACCTTTCGGAAGCATGAATAGCCAGCAACATTTCAACGTAGCTCGTGAAATTGCTCAAGAAGGAATTGTACTATTAAAAAATGAAGATAACTTCTTTCCTATCGATCCCAAAACAACAAAAACAATAGCTGTTATTGGTGAAAATGCTACACGAATGATGACCATTGGAGGAGGTTCTTCCGAATTAAAAACCATTCATGAAATTTCACCTTTACAGGGATTTCAGGAATGTTTTACCAATGCTAACATTCTCCATTCAATGGGATATTCTTCAGGTCCTTCGGTTTACGGACGTGTTATTCCATCGAAATTAAATGCCGATTCTTTAAAAATAGAAGCAATTAAAATTGCTGCTCAAGCTGATATCGTATTATATGTTGGTGGCTTAAACAAAAATCATCATCAGGATTGTGAAGGTGACGACCGCCTTAAATTCGGACTTCCTTTCGGACAGGATGAATTACTTTCCGAGATATTAAATGTGAATAAAAATACAGCTGTAATTCTGGTAAGTGGAAATGCAGTGGAAATGCCATGGATATCAAAAGTTAAGGCCATAGCTCAGGTTTGGTATTTAGGAAGCGAAGCCGGACATGCTATAGCAGATATTATTTCCGGAGCCATAAATCCATCAGGGAAACTACCATTTACTTTTCCTGTAAAACTAGAAGACAATTCGGCTCATTCGTTCGGAGAAATGTCTTACCCTGGCGATGGCATTAATCAGAAATATAAAGACGACATTTTAGTAGGATATCGCTGGCACGACACAAAAAAAATAAAACCATTATTCGAATTCGGATTTGGCCTTTCCTACTCTAATTTTAAAATCACAAAAGCCTCTAGCAATAAAAAAACATACCATCCCAACGATATTATAAATCTTTCCTGCGAAATTAAAAATACTGGAAAAGTAGATGGAAAAGAAACCATTCAGATTTATGCCAACGATACGGAAGCATCTGTTTTACGACCATTGAAAGAGCTAAAAGAATTTCGAAAAGTAAACTTACAGGCAGGAGAAAGTAAAACAGTACACATTAAAATCCCGGCTAAAAATTTATCTTTTTTCGATGATTCTAAAATGGAATGGAAACTAGAAAAAGGGCAATTTAAATTGATGATTGGAACATCCTCACGAAATATCCATCAATCAATCAGTATTAAAATAGAATAG
- the bglX gene encoding beta-glucosidase BglX gives MRKYIFFWTASLFLIISCTQKKSGDKCDQFVDELLSQMTLEEKIGQLNQYTSHWEMTGPAPKNSSAQKRLEDIKNGRVGSMLNVFGAKATYEAQKLAVENSRLGIPLLFGYDVIHGYKTMLPIPLGEASAWDPSISKQASQLAAKEAAAAGLHWTFAPMMDVGRDARWGRVMEGCGEDPYLASVLSVARVKGFQGEDLSKEYTIAACAKHFAAYAFAEAGRDYNTVDIGSYTLHNTVLPPFKAVANAGVSTFMNSFNIINGTPATANPYLQRELLKDKWNYDGFIVSDWGSIEEIDYHGAAEDLKHAAQLAINAGSDMDMESNAYLPYLKELVEEGKVKESVIKDAARRILKVKYKLGLFENPYKYSNPEREIELINNKESRDIARKIARHSMVLLKNNNKLLPLSKQTKSIAVIGPLADDKNSPLGSWRAQAIKNSAVSLLDGIKNAVSPNTKINYSKACDLAIGKRNFRDELNFSTTINQQTILSAINTAKKSDIVILALGEDCFQSGEGRSQTNIRLKGAQMELFNKISELNKKIIVVLMNGRPIAIPEIEEKADAILETWFAGSEAGNAIADVLFGDFNPSGKLTMSFPRNVGQCPIYYNHMNTGRPNSTGNVFWSHYTDAPNTPLYPFGYGLSYTNFNYGAVETDKKSYSKNESVKLNFILSNTGEFEGEEIVQVYIQDPKAKYARPVKELKAFQKVKLASKEEKRITFELNKKDFGYYSPKGEFLFESGTYYIYVGCNSRDVQKIEISFID, from the coding sequence ATGAGAAAATATATATTTTTTTGGACTGCCAGTCTCTTCTTAATAATATCCTGTACCCAAAAAAAATCAGGAGATAAATGCGACCAGTTCGTTGATGAACTGCTCTCACAAATGACTTTGGAAGAAAAAATTGGTCAGCTAAACCAATATACAAGTCACTGGGAAATGACTGGTCCGGCGCCAAAAAATTCTTCAGCACAAAAACGTTTAGAAGATATTAAAAACGGGCGAGTAGGTTCCATGCTTAATGTTTTTGGCGCTAAAGCTACTTATGAAGCGCAAAAACTGGCAGTAGAAAACAGCAGACTAGGCATTCCTTTACTTTTTGGATACGATGTAATTCATGGATACAAAACCATGTTACCCATACCATTAGGAGAAGCTTCTGCATGGGATCCCAGCATTTCTAAACAAGCTTCTCAGCTTGCTGCAAAAGAAGCTGCAGCTGCTGGTTTACACTGGACATTTGCTCCCATGATGGATGTAGGAAGAGATGCCCGCTGGGGACGAGTTATGGAAGGTTGTGGTGAAGATCCTTATCTGGCAAGTGTACTTTCGGTTGCAAGAGTAAAAGGTTTTCAGGGTGAAGATCTTTCGAAAGAATATACTATTGCTGCATGTGCAAAACATTTTGCAGCTTATGCCTTTGCCGAAGCCGGACGAGACTACAATACTGTTGATATAGGAAGCTATACATTACACAATACTGTTTTACCTCCTTTCAAAGCTGTTGCGAATGCTGGCGTAAGTACTTTTATGAATTCTTTCAATATCATCAACGGAACTCCTGCAACTGCAAATCCATATCTGCAAAGAGAACTTCTAAAAGACAAATGGAATTATGATGGTTTTATAGTTTCCGATTGGGGGAGCATTGAAGAAATAGATTATCATGGAGCTGCCGAAGACTTAAAACATGCAGCACAATTAGCTATAAATGCTGGTTCGGATATGGATATGGAATCGAATGCCTATCTGCCCTATTTAAAAGAATTAGTTGAAGAAGGTAAAGTTAAAGAAAGTGTAATTAAGGATGCAGCCAGAAGAATTCTTAAAGTAAAATACAAACTGGGCTTATTCGAAAATCCATACAAATATTCAAATCCAGAACGCGAAATAGAATTAATCAATAATAAGGAAAGCCGTGATATCGCAAGAAAAATAGCACGCCATTCTATGGTGCTACTTAAAAATAACAATAAGCTTTTGCCTCTCTCCAAGCAAACCAAATCTATTGCCGTAATAGGTCCTTTGGCCGATGACAAAAATTCGCCACTGGGAAGCTGGAGAGCTCAAGCAATTAAAAATTCAGCGGTTTCGTTACTGGATGGGATTAAAAATGCAGTATCTCCGAATACAAAAATCAATTATTCAAAAGCTTGCGATTTAGCTATTGGAAAAAGAAATTTTCGAGATGAATTAAATTTTAGCACTACCATTAATCAGCAAACCATATTGTCAGCAATAAATACTGCAAAAAAATCAGATATTGTAATTCTGGCTTTAGGCGAAGATTGTTTTCAATCAGGAGAAGGCCGCAGTCAGACCAATATTAGATTAAAAGGTGCGCAAATGGAACTTTTCAACAAAATAAGCGAACTTAATAAAAAGATTATAGTGGTTTTAATGAATGGTCGTCCTATTGCAATACCCGAAATTGAAGAAAAAGCCGACGCCATTTTAGAAACATGGTTTGCAGGTTCTGAGGCTGGAAACGCCATTGCCGATGTTTTATTCGGCGATTTTAATCCATCGGGAAAGCTAACAATGTCGTTTCCCCGAAATGTTGGACAATGTCCCATTTATTATAACCACATGAATACAGGACGCCCTAATTCTACTGGTAATGTATTTTGGTCGCATTATACCGATGCTCCAAATACACCTCTTTATCCTTTCGGATATGGCTTAAGCTATACAAACTTTAATTACGGAGCAGTTGAAACAGACAAAAAATCTTATTCGAAAAACGAATCTGTTAAACTAAATTTTATTCTCTCTAATACAGGAGAGTTTGAAGGAGAAGAAATTGTGCAGGTTTATATTCAGGATCCAAAAGCTAAATATGCTCGCCCAGTTAAAGAGTTAAAAGCATTCCAGAAAGTTAAACTCGCTTCTAAAGAAGAGAAAAGAATCACTTTTGAATTGAATAAAAAGGATTTTGGATACTATTCTCCTAAGGGCGAATTCCTTTTCGAATCTGGCACTTACTATATATATGTAGGATGTAATTCAAGAGATGTTCAAAAAATAGAGATTAGTTTTATAGATTAG
- the raiA gene encoding ribosome-associated translation inhibitor RaiA, with the protein MKMQSVGFKADSKLEAFINQKLKKLEKFENNITTYEVILNIDKASNRENKVVEVKMNVPGSELFAKKKSKTFEEATDLVADALRSQILKYKEKR; encoded by the coding sequence ATGAAAATGCAATCCGTGGGTTTTAAAGCAGATAGTAAGTTGGAAGCCTTCATCAACCAGAAATTAAAGAAGTTAGAGAAGTTTGAAAATAATATTACTACTTACGAAGTAATTTTAAACATAGACAAAGCCAGTAACAGAGAGAATAAAGTTGTTGAAGTTAAAATGAATGTTCCCGGAAGTGAGCTATTTGCAAAAAAGAAAAGCAAAACATTTGAAGAAGCAACAGATTTGGTAGCAGATGCACTTCGAAGCCAAATTCTAAAATATAAAGAAAAAAGATAA